One region of Paenibacillus polymyxa M1 genomic DNA includes:
- a CDS encoding DUF5665 domain-containing protein: protein MNGEGAAIASEKGIAGKQAEKLSRVEKLVQAVSEQMERTRIADYALLLNKPWRLLWLNLISGVSRGIGIALGFTFFAATIIYVLQVLGALNLPIIGDYIADIVRIVQRQLELTTY, encoded by the coding sequence ATGAACGGAGAAGGGGCCGCCATAGCCTCAGAAAAGGGAATAGCAGGTAAACAGGCAGAGAAACTAAGTCGTGTGGAAAAGCTGGTGCAAGCTGTGTCAGAGCAGATGGAACGAACACGTATTGCGGATTACGCTTTGCTGCTGAATAAACCTTGGCGGTTGCTTTGGCTAAACCTAATATCAGGTGTTTCCCGAGGAATCGGCATTGCGCTAGGGTTTACTTTTTTTGCTGCTACCATTATTTATGTGCTGCAAGTGCTCGGAGCGTTGAATTTGCCGATTATCGGTGATTATATCGCTGATATTGTACGGATCGTACAGCGACAATTAGAGCTTACTACCTACTAG
- a CDS encoding TraR/DksA C4-type zinc finger protein translates to MSPLTEQQLQGLRNELLERKKEIEHRLQSNDHYGLGDSQRDQTGELSPIDNHPGDLATETYERAKDISLLEHDEFQLERIKSALMAMDKGTYGICAASGKPIPYERLLAVPYTIYCKEYSPETEVSNNRPVEEEFLAPAFGRTSLDEREEQNGFDGEDAWQIVENWGTSNTPAMAESGEIHRYDDMEIEAGDDNMGFVEPYESFVATDIYGRNVSIVRSSIYQRYIEDGEGEGLLEPDLHEDES, encoded by the coding sequence ATGTCCCCATTGACGGAGCAACAATTACAAGGCTTGCGTAACGAACTGCTGGAACGCAAAAAGGAAATTGAGCATCGGTTGCAAAGCAACGACCATTATGGACTCGGCGATTCTCAACGTGATCAAACCGGTGAGCTTTCTCCCATTGATAACCATCCAGGCGATCTGGCTACCGAAACCTATGAGCGAGCTAAAGATATTTCCTTGCTGGAGCATGACGAGTTTCAATTGGAACGTATCAAATCAGCCTTGATGGCTATGGACAAGGGGACCTATGGCATTTGCGCCGCCAGCGGTAAGCCCATTCCCTATGAACGCCTGCTGGCTGTTCCCTATACCATTTATTGCAAAGAATACAGTCCTGAAACAGAAGTATCCAACAACCGTCCGGTGGAGGAAGAATTTCTCGCTCCCGCGTTCGGTAGAACAAGCCTGGATGAGCGTGAAGAACAAAACGGCTTTGACGGTGAAGATGCTTGGCAGATCGTTGAAAATTGGGGGACCTCTAACACTCCGGCCATGGCGGAAAGTGGAGAAATCCATCGCTATGATGATATGGAAATCGAAGCCGGCGATGATAATATGGGCTTCGTAGAGCCATATGAAAGCTTTGTCGCTACTGACATTTATGGCAGAAATGTATCCATTGTCCGTAGTTCTATTTATCAGCGTTATATAGAAGATGGCGAGGGTGAAGGTCTGCTGGAGCCAGATTTGCACGAGGACGAATCGTAA